In Chrysiogenes arsenatis DSM 11915, the following proteins share a genomic window:
- a CDS encoding DUF2202 domain-containing protein produces MRTRTVVISLAIGALLLHGCGSSSSDSAPAPQAIFTDITVERGPVLGAVVTDSMGNRARQLEVGKSVYRFDGQIHYPIAAQGGYIDVNRNGNIDTNDAPLLGSLRSSQGNVVTVLTTVLQNNPELLETVVNTFGLDPDELYGQTPGKNSRIAALSDGIYEQCLLSNIPVDSLDATDVNALVGALQMRIDSYESLEATEGMNAVQMREAHIVNQWVAALTGNQLLDAIDAEEESMAMKSYRMMSHTPESLVTTFPLATLNDSQENFLATLWEEEKLARDVYLALYQQHNLRLLRNIAASEQEHMDATAALLTRYSIEYPLTLASGTFANETFQTLYNTLVAQGSASLGAALQVGASIEQLDIDDIDHGLTLNMPTDVRTILQNLRQGSVNHLSSFHRLAERVAILPN; encoded by the coding sequence ATGAGAACACGAACCGTAGTAATTTCTCTGGCAATTGGTGCGCTCTTGCTTCATGGATGCGGGAGCAGTAGCAGCGATAGTGCACCAGCACCTCAAGCAATTTTTACTGACATTACTGTTGAGCGAGGCCCCGTACTCGGTGCTGTTGTAACAGACAGCATGGGAAATCGTGCTCGTCAACTTGAAGTCGGAAAATCCGTCTACCGCTTTGATGGCCAAATCCACTATCCCATCGCCGCTCAAGGTGGGTATATTGACGTCAATCGCAACGGAAACATTGACACGAATGACGCTCCCCTTTTGGGTTCCCTTCGATCATCTCAGGGCAATGTTGTTACCGTATTGACCACTGTACTACAAAATAACCCTGAGCTTTTGGAAACTGTAGTCAATACGTTTGGCTTGGATCCCGACGAGCTGTATGGACAAACTCCAGGCAAGAACAGCCGCATTGCTGCACTCTCCGATGGCATTTATGAACAATGCTTATTGAGCAATATTCCCGTTGACAGTTTGGATGCCACGGATGTGAATGCGCTTGTAGGTGCCCTGCAAATGCGGATAGATTCGTACGAATCACTGGAAGCGACCGAAGGGATGAATGCGGTTCAAATGCGCGAAGCGCATATCGTAAACCAATGGGTAGCGGCTCTTACAGGAAACCAATTACTTGATGCCATAGACGCCGAAGAGGAATCGATGGCGATGAAAAGTTATCGCATGATGTCGCATACCCCCGAATCTTTGGTCACTACATTCCCCTTAGCAACCCTAAACGATTCTCAAGAAAACTTTCTGGCCACCCTCTGGGAAGAAGAAAAATTGGCGCGCGACGTATATCTTGCTCTGTATCAACAACATAACCTGAGACTTCTGAGAAATATTGCCGCCTCGGAGCAAGAACATATGGACGCTACCGCTGCGCTGCTGACACGGTACAGCATTGAATACCCACTAACGCTGGCCAGCGGCACGTTTGCGAATGAAACATTTCAAACCCTGTATAACACGTTGGTAGCACAAGGAAGCGCTTCGCTAGGAGCGGCACTGCAAGTCGGCGCCTCTATTGAACAGCTTGATATTGATGACATTGATCACGGCTTAACGCTCA